In one Brassica oleracea var. oleracea cultivar TO1000 chromosome C9, BOL, whole genome shotgun sequence genomic region, the following are encoded:
- the LOC106315224 gene encoding uncharacterized protein LOC106315224 has translation MDSNPYNTQPSNFVDLLNSQQDVVFGLGEDSVHVSSSHVPLFGTPQSQDPHFGEIPAERKERRTWTPTDDQVLISSWLNTSKDPVVGNEQRSRAFWQRIAAYFAASPKIGASERREASHCKQRWHKINDLVGSSVARLKLQAEREPAESSCKRRKLDDSAQSSTSQDYESMTDRSPSVKSAKANGKKRKAEERLSEFEGMWSIKKEDLAIKERLSKMKLLDSLIAKALSREVKESSIVTGSEGVESVSCQ, from the exons ATGGATTCTAATCCATATAATACACAGCCCTCAAATTTTGTTGACCTTCTCAATAGTCAACAAGACGTTGTGTTTGGTTTAGGGGAAGATAGTGTCCATGTTTCTTCGTCACATGTTCCTCTTTTTGGAACTCCACAAAGTCAAGATCCTCACTTTGGAGAGATTCCTGCAGAGCGTAAAGAAAGAAGAACATGGACGCCTACAGACGATCAAGTGCTCATATCCTCTTGGTTAAACACTAGTAAAGATCCCGTTGTAGGGAATGAGCAGCGATCCAGAGCTTTTTGGCAGAGAATTGCAGCGTACTTCGCAGCATCACCAAAGATTGGAGCCAGTGAAAGGAGGGAGGCCAGTCACTGCAAGCAGCGTTGGCACAAGATCAATGATCTTGTTGGAAGTTCTGTGGCGCGTTTGAAGCTGCAAGCAGAGAGAGAACCAGCGG AGAGTAGCTGTAAAAGGAGGAAGCTCGACGACAGCGCACAATCATCAACCTCTCAAGACTATGAATCCATGACTGATCGTTCCCCAAGTGTTAAGTCAGCTAAGGCCAATGGTAAGAAGAGAAAGGCAGAGGAAAGGCTGTCTGAGTTTGAGGGTATGTGGAGCATCAAGAAGGAGGATTTGGCTATCAAGGAAAGGCTCTCGAAGATGAAGCTCCTTGATAGCCTAATTGCAAAAG CATTGTCACGGGAAGTGAAGGAGAGTAGCATTGTCACGGGAAGTGAAGGAGTGGAGTCAGTCTCATGTCAATAA